The following coding sequences are from one Brienomyrus brachyistius isolate T26 chromosome 15, BBRACH_0.4, whole genome shotgun sequence window:
- the ect2 gene encoding protein ECT2 isoform X4 encodes MADSSTETLGTTRSLLVDSSVYDSRMAELSKDHVFLGLSAEDAKDVLPHVETRVVLVGDTGNSDELLQAVKDINMPCVKTDDVREFGDGENAEFETVFVLADFKSPDYSYLHKNDNRIVGPPVVLHCAQRKEPLMFSSRPLFSTTMMNLTLCFTGFRRKEEVVHLVNLVHYMGGTIRKDFSSKVTHLIANSTHGEKYRLAVCMGTPILTPVWIYQAWERRNEVHFNAGDEHFRTEFKVSPFQDCVLSFLGFSEEEKRSMEEMTLKYGGRYLEVGAENCTHMVVEENSIKDLPVLPSKKLCVVKQEWFWGSIQMDARAEESMYFYEKPESPIMKKTVSLLSLNTPNSNRKRRRLKDALAQLAKESEISPLPPRKRPSAEHSLSMGSLLDISNTPETCRAMLENSKLSKGSASTALKQSARWQVSKELYQTESNYVDILATVLQLFKHPLEKEGQVGGPILAQEEIKTIFGSIPDIYEVHTRIKADLEDLVMDWSENRSVGDIILKYSKDLVKAYPPFVNFFEMSKETIVRCEKQKPRFHAFLKINQAKPECGRQTLVELLIRPVQRLPSVALLLNDIKKHTSDDNPDKVTLEKAIESLKEVMTHINEDKRKTEGQKQIFDVVYEVDGCPANLLSSHRSLVHRVETIALGDKPCDRGEHVTLFLFNDCLEIARKRHKVISTFRSPVGQTRPPAQLKHITLMPLSQIRRVLDLQETDDCHNAFALVVHPPTEQDNLLFSFQLVAEDTVKSTWLKMLCRHVANTICKADAEDLIQCTHPDSVQVNTKDMDSTLSRASRVIKKTSKKVTRAFSFSKTPRRVIQRAFVASSTPDDRSPAVAPESRGRLGGSSTLSAVHSPSMVNLPSLFERKYHTFSRSTTHLI; translated from the exons ATGGCTGACAGTAGTACAGAGACCCTGGGGACAACCCGCAGTTTGCTGGTGGATTCCAGTGTGTATGACTCCAGGATGGCTGAACTCTCGAAGGATCATGTATTTCTTGGTCTTTCTGCAGAGGACGCCAAAG ATGTGCTGCCTCACGTTGAAACCAGAGTTGTACTTGTAGGAGATACAGGCAACAGTGATGAACTTCTGCAAGCAGTGAAG GATATCAACATGCCTTGTGTAAAGACAGATGACGTGAGGGAGTTTGGAGATGGCGAAAATGCCGAGTTTGAGACCGTTTTCGTGTTGGCCGATTTTAAGTCTCCGGATTACAGTTACCTGCATAAAAATGACAACAGAATTGTGGGTCCGCCAGTCGTGCTGCATTGTGCTCAGAGGAAGGAG CCCTTGATGTTCTCCTCCCGCCCATTATTTTCTACCACCATGATGAATCTGACACTGTGCTTCACTGGCTTCCGCAGGAAAGAAGAAGTC GTACATCTGGTCAACCTCGTTCACTACATGGGAGGCACCATCCGCAAGGATTTCAGTTCCAAAGTCACTCACCTCATTGCAAACTCGACCCATGGCGAGAAGTACAGG CTGGCTGTGTGCATGGGGACACCGATCCTAACCCCAGTTTGGATCTACCAGGCCTGGGAACGGAGAAATGAGGT gCATTTCAACGCAGGGGATGAGCATTTCCGCACTGAGTTCAAGGTTTCACCTTTTCAAGACTGTGTGCTGAGCTTCTTGGGTTTTTCtgaggaggagaagaggagtATGGAGGAGATGACACTAAAATACG GTGGCCGTTACTTGGAGGTTGGGGCTGAAAATTGTACTCACATGGTCGTAGAGGAGAACTCAATCAAGGATCTGCCAGTTCTGCCATCAAAAAAATTATGCGTTGTGAAACAGGAG TGGTTCTGGGGAAGCATACAGATGGATGCCAGGGCAGAGGAATCCATGTATTTCTATGAGAAG CCTGAGAGTCCCATCATGAAGAAAACGGTGTCCTTGCTGTCGCTCAACACGCCCAACAGCAACCGAAAGAGACGTCGCCTGAAAGATGCCCTCGCCCAGCTGGCTAAGGAGTCCGAGATCTCGCCCTTACCGCCCCGCAAGAGGCCGTCTGCAGAGCACTCGCTGTCCATGGGCTCTCTGCTGGACATCTCTAACACCCCAGAGACATGCAGGGCCATGTTAG AAAACTCCAAGCTTTCAAAAGGCTCCGCCTCTACCGCCCTGAAGCAGTCTGCAAGATGGCAGGTCTCCAAGGAGCTGTACCAAACGGAGAGCAACTATGTGGATATCCTGGCTACAGTCTTGCAG CTGTTTAAACATCCCCTGGAAAAAGAGGGTCAAGTTGGAGGTCCAATTTTGGCCCAGGAAGAGATAAAGACCATCTTTGGCAGTATCCCTGATATATATGAAGTGCATACCAGAATAAAG GCTGACCTAGAagaccttgtgatggactggtctgAGAATAGAAGTGTTGGAgacattattttgaaatat tCCAAAGATTTGGTGAAAGCATACCCTCCATTTGTCAACTTCTTTGAGATGAGCAAAGAGACCATAGTGAGGTGTGAGAAGCAGAAGCCAAGGTTTCATGCTTTCCTGAAG ATTAACCAGGCGAAGCCTGAATGTGGCCGTCAGACTCTGGTGGAGCTTCTCATCCGCCCTGTCCAGAGGCTGCCAAGCGTGGCTCTCCTGTTAAACG ATATTAAGAAGCACACATCAGATGATAATCCAGACAAAGTCACTTTGGAAAAGGCAATTGAATCACTCAAGGAAGTTATGAC TCACATAAATGAAGACAAGAGAAAGACTGAAGGCCAAAAACAGATCTTTGATGTCGTTTATGAAGTTGACGGTTGTCCT GCCAATCTGTTGTCCTCGCATCGCAGCCTCGTCCACAGAGTAGAGACCATTGCTTTAGGAGACAAACCCTGCGATCGAGGGGAACATGTTACCCTGTTTCTCTTCAATGATTGCCTTGAG ATCGCCAGGAAGCGACACAAAGTGATCAGCACATTCAGGAGCCCCGTCGGGCAGACTCGCCCTCCTGCCCAGCTCAAACACATCACTCTTATGCCTCTGTCCCAGATCAGGAGGGTTCTGGACCTGCAGGAGACTGATG ACTGCCACAACGCCTTCGCTCTGGTTGTACACCCTCCCACCGAGCAGGACAACCTGCTCTTCAGCTTCCAGCTAGTGGCCGAGGACACCGTCAAGTCAACCTGGTTGAAGATGCTGTGTCGACACGTGGCCAACACCATATGCAAGGCAGACGCG GAAGATCTAATTCAGTGCACGCACCCAGACTCCGTTCAAGTGAACACGAAGGATATGGACAGCACGTTGAGTCGAGCTTCTAGGGTCATCAAAAAAACATCGAAGAAG GTAACAAGGGCGTTTTCCTTCAGTAAGACCCCCCGGCGAGTAATACAGAGGGCTTTTGTGGCCAGCAGTACCCCAGATGACAGGAGTCCTGCTGTGGCCCCAGAGTCCAGGGGCCGCCTGGGGGGCTCCTCTACGCTGTCT GCTGTCCATTCGCCGTCCATGGTCAACCTGCCATCCCTGTTTGAGAGAAAATACCACACGTTCAGTCGATCTACAACTCACCTGATATAA
- the ect2 gene encoding protein ECT2 isoform X3: MADSSTETLGTTRSLLVDSSVYDSRMAELSKDHVFLGLSAEDAKDVLPHVETRVVLVGDTGNSDELLQAVKAIKIMEVPVVKIKEGEPGNESGEKLIKSIVNMDINMPCVKTDDVREFGDGENAEFETVFVLADFKSPDYSYLHKNDNRIVGPPVVLHCAQRKEPLMFSSRPLFSTTMMNLTLCFTGFRRKEEVVHLVNLVHYMGGTIRKDFSSKVTHLIANSTHGEKYRLAVCMGTPILTPVWIYQAWERRNEVHFNAGDEHFRTEFKVSPFQDCVLSFLGFSEEEKRSMEEMTLKYGGRYLEVGAENCTHMVVEENSIKDLPVLPSKKLCVVKQEWFWGSIQMDARAEESMYFYEKPESPIMKKTVSLLSLNTPNSNRKRRRLKDALAQLAKESEISPLPPRKRPSAEHSLSMGSLLDISNTPETCRAMLENSKLSKGSASTALKQSARWQVSKELYQTESNYVDILATVLQLFKHPLEKEGQVGGPILAQEEIKTIFGSIPDIYEVHTRIKADLEDLVMDWSENRSVGDIILKYSKDLVKAYPPFVNFFEMSKETIVRCEKQKPRFHAFLKINQAKPECGRQTLVELLIRPVQRLPSVALLLNDIKKHTSDDNPDKVTLEKAIESLKEVMTHINEDKRKTEGQKQIFDVVYEVDGCPANLLSSHRSLVHRVETIALGDKPCDRGEHVTLFLFNDCLEIARKRHKVISTFRSPVGQTRPPAQLKHITLMPLSQIRRVLDLQETDDCHNAFALVVHPPTEQDNLLFSFQLVAEDTVKSTWLKMLCRHVANTICKADAEDLIQCTHPDSVQVNTKDMDSTLSRASRVIKKTSKKVTRAFSFSKTPRRVIQRAFVASSTPDDRSPAVAPESRGRLGGSSTLSAVHSPSMVNLPSLFERKYHTFSRSTTHLI, from the exons ATGGCTGACAGTAGTACAGAGACCCTGGGGACAACCCGCAGTTTGCTGGTGGATTCCAGTGTGTATGACTCCAGGATGGCTGAACTCTCGAAGGATCATGTATTTCTTGGTCTTTCTGCAGAGGACGCCAAAG ATGTGCTGCCTCACGTTGAAACCAGAGTTGTACTTGTAGGAGATACAGGCAACAGTGATGAACTTCTGCAAGCAGTGAAG GCCATCAAAATAATGGAAGTTCCAGTGGTAAAGATTAAAGAAGGTGAACCGGGCAATGAGTCTGGCGAGAAGTTGATAAAATCTATAGTCAATATG GATATCAACATGCCTTGTGTAAAGACAGATGACGTGAGGGAGTTTGGAGATGGCGAAAATGCCGAGTTTGAGACCGTTTTCGTGTTGGCCGATTTTAAGTCTCCGGATTACAGTTACCTGCATAAAAATGACAACAGAATTGTGGGTCCGCCAGTCGTGCTGCATTGTGCTCAGAGGAAGGAG CCCTTGATGTTCTCCTCCCGCCCATTATTTTCTACCACCATGATGAATCTGACACTGTGCTTCACTGGCTTCCGCAGGAAAGAAGAAGTC GTACATCTGGTCAACCTCGTTCACTACATGGGAGGCACCATCCGCAAGGATTTCAGTTCCAAAGTCACTCACCTCATTGCAAACTCGACCCATGGCGAGAAGTACAGG CTGGCTGTGTGCATGGGGACACCGATCCTAACCCCAGTTTGGATCTACCAGGCCTGGGAACGGAGAAATGAGGT gCATTTCAACGCAGGGGATGAGCATTTCCGCACTGAGTTCAAGGTTTCACCTTTTCAAGACTGTGTGCTGAGCTTCTTGGGTTTTTCtgaggaggagaagaggagtATGGAGGAGATGACACTAAAATACG GTGGCCGTTACTTGGAGGTTGGGGCTGAAAATTGTACTCACATGGTCGTAGAGGAGAACTCAATCAAGGATCTGCCAGTTCTGCCATCAAAAAAATTATGCGTTGTGAAACAGGAG TGGTTCTGGGGAAGCATACAGATGGATGCCAGGGCAGAGGAATCCATGTATTTCTATGAGAAG CCTGAGAGTCCCATCATGAAGAAAACGGTGTCCTTGCTGTCGCTCAACACGCCCAACAGCAACCGAAAGAGACGTCGCCTGAAAGATGCCCTCGCCCAGCTGGCTAAGGAGTCCGAGATCTCGCCCTTACCGCCCCGCAAGAGGCCGTCTGCAGAGCACTCGCTGTCCATGGGCTCTCTGCTGGACATCTCTAACACCCCAGAGACATGCAGGGCCATGTTAG AAAACTCCAAGCTTTCAAAAGGCTCCGCCTCTACCGCCCTGAAGCAGTCTGCAAGATGGCAGGTCTCCAAGGAGCTGTACCAAACGGAGAGCAACTATGTGGATATCCTGGCTACAGTCTTGCAG CTGTTTAAACATCCCCTGGAAAAAGAGGGTCAAGTTGGAGGTCCAATTTTGGCCCAGGAAGAGATAAAGACCATCTTTGGCAGTATCCCTGATATATATGAAGTGCATACCAGAATAAAG GCTGACCTAGAagaccttgtgatggactggtctgAGAATAGAAGTGTTGGAgacattattttgaaatat tCCAAAGATTTGGTGAAAGCATACCCTCCATTTGTCAACTTCTTTGAGATGAGCAAAGAGACCATAGTGAGGTGTGAGAAGCAGAAGCCAAGGTTTCATGCTTTCCTGAAG ATTAACCAGGCGAAGCCTGAATGTGGCCGTCAGACTCTGGTGGAGCTTCTCATCCGCCCTGTCCAGAGGCTGCCAAGCGTGGCTCTCCTGTTAAACG ATATTAAGAAGCACACATCAGATGATAATCCAGACAAAGTCACTTTGGAAAAGGCAATTGAATCACTCAAGGAAGTTATGAC TCACATAAATGAAGACAAGAGAAAGACTGAAGGCCAAAAACAGATCTTTGATGTCGTTTATGAAGTTGACGGTTGTCCT GCCAATCTGTTGTCCTCGCATCGCAGCCTCGTCCACAGAGTAGAGACCATTGCTTTAGGAGACAAACCCTGCGATCGAGGGGAACATGTTACCCTGTTTCTCTTCAATGATTGCCTTGAG ATCGCCAGGAAGCGACACAAAGTGATCAGCACATTCAGGAGCCCCGTCGGGCAGACTCGCCCTCCTGCCCAGCTCAAACACATCACTCTTATGCCTCTGTCCCAGATCAGGAGGGTTCTGGACCTGCAGGAGACTGATG ACTGCCACAACGCCTTCGCTCTGGTTGTACACCCTCCCACCGAGCAGGACAACCTGCTCTTCAGCTTCCAGCTAGTGGCCGAGGACACCGTCAAGTCAACCTGGTTGAAGATGCTGTGTCGACACGTGGCCAACACCATATGCAAGGCAGACGCG GAAGATCTAATTCAGTGCACGCACCCAGACTCCGTTCAAGTGAACACGAAGGATATGGACAGCACGTTGAGTCGAGCTTCTAGGGTCATCAAAAAAACATCGAAGAAG GTAACAAGGGCGTTTTCCTTCAGTAAGACCCCCCGGCGAGTAATACAGAGGGCTTTTGTGGCCAGCAGTACCCCAGATGACAGGAGTCCTGCTGTGGCCCCAGAGTCCAGGGGCCGCCTGGGGGGCTCCTCTACGCTGTCT GCTGTCCATTCGCCGTCCATGGTCAACCTGCCATCCCTGTTTGAGAGAAAATACCACACGTTCAGTCGATCTACAACTCACCTGATATAA
- the ect2 gene encoding protein ECT2 isoform X1 codes for MADSSTETLGTTRSLLVDSSVYDSRMAELSKDHVFLGLSAEDAKDVLPHVETRVVLVGDTGNSDELLQAVKAIKIMEVPVVKIKEGEPGNESGEKLIKSIVNMDINMPCVKTDDVREFGDGENAEFETVFVLADFKSPDYSYLHKNDNRIVGPPVVLHCAQRKEPLMFSSRPLFSTTMMNLTLCFTGFRRKEEVVHLVNLVHYMGGTIRKDFSSKVTHLIANSTHGEKYRLAVCMGTPILTPVWIYQAWERRNEVHFNAGDEHFRTEFKVSPFQDCVLSFLGFSEEEKRSMEEMTLKYGGRYLEVGAENCTHMVVEENSIKDLPVLPSKKLCVVKQEWFWGSIQMDARAEESMYFYEKPESPIMKKTVSLLSLNTPNSNRKRRRLKDALAQLAKESEISPLPPRKRPSAEHSLSMGSLLDISNTPETCRAMLENSKLSKGSASTALKQSARWQVSKELYQTESNYVDILATVLQLFKHPLEKEGQVGGPILAQEEIKTIFGSIPDIYEVHTRIKADLEDLVMDWSENRSVGDIILKYSKDLVKAYPPFVNFFEMSKETIVRCEKQKPRFHAFLKINQAKPECGRQTLVELLIRPVQRLPSVALLLNDIKKHTSDDNPDKVTLEKAIESLKEVMTHINEDKRKTEGQKQIFDVVYEVDGCPANLLSSHRSLVHRVETIALGDKPCDRGEHVTLFLFNDCLEIARKRHKVISTFRSPVGQTRPPAQLKHITLMPLSQIRRVLDLQETDDCHNAFALVVHPPTEQDNLLFSFQLVAEDTVKSTWLKMLCRHVANTICKADAEDLIQCTHPDSVQVNTKDMDSTLSRASRVIKKTSKKVTRAFSFSKTPRRVIQRAFVASSTPDDRSPAVAPESRGRLGGSSTLSMSRSTSTFSLASSSRSSIVQRSNSLEYNPRPRVPVCIRTASSPDGTSTHAQWGQAHCAHASPDLAAIVAAAAAAPPTGAPEDLLRPYSQKPGTVLHRETML; via the exons ATGGCTGACAGTAGTACAGAGACCCTGGGGACAACCCGCAGTTTGCTGGTGGATTCCAGTGTGTATGACTCCAGGATGGCTGAACTCTCGAAGGATCATGTATTTCTTGGTCTTTCTGCAGAGGACGCCAAAG ATGTGCTGCCTCACGTTGAAACCAGAGTTGTACTTGTAGGAGATACAGGCAACAGTGATGAACTTCTGCAAGCAGTGAAG GCCATCAAAATAATGGAAGTTCCAGTGGTAAAGATTAAAGAAGGTGAACCGGGCAATGAGTCTGGCGAGAAGTTGATAAAATCTATAGTCAATATG GATATCAACATGCCTTGTGTAAAGACAGATGACGTGAGGGAGTTTGGAGATGGCGAAAATGCCGAGTTTGAGACCGTTTTCGTGTTGGCCGATTTTAAGTCTCCGGATTACAGTTACCTGCATAAAAATGACAACAGAATTGTGGGTCCGCCAGTCGTGCTGCATTGTGCTCAGAGGAAGGAG CCCTTGATGTTCTCCTCCCGCCCATTATTTTCTACCACCATGATGAATCTGACACTGTGCTTCACTGGCTTCCGCAGGAAAGAAGAAGTC GTACATCTGGTCAACCTCGTTCACTACATGGGAGGCACCATCCGCAAGGATTTCAGTTCCAAAGTCACTCACCTCATTGCAAACTCGACCCATGGCGAGAAGTACAGG CTGGCTGTGTGCATGGGGACACCGATCCTAACCCCAGTTTGGATCTACCAGGCCTGGGAACGGAGAAATGAGGT gCATTTCAACGCAGGGGATGAGCATTTCCGCACTGAGTTCAAGGTTTCACCTTTTCAAGACTGTGTGCTGAGCTTCTTGGGTTTTTCtgaggaggagaagaggagtATGGAGGAGATGACACTAAAATACG GTGGCCGTTACTTGGAGGTTGGGGCTGAAAATTGTACTCACATGGTCGTAGAGGAGAACTCAATCAAGGATCTGCCAGTTCTGCCATCAAAAAAATTATGCGTTGTGAAACAGGAG TGGTTCTGGGGAAGCATACAGATGGATGCCAGGGCAGAGGAATCCATGTATTTCTATGAGAAG CCTGAGAGTCCCATCATGAAGAAAACGGTGTCCTTGCTGTCGCTCAACACGCCCAACAGCAACCGAAAGAGACGTCGCCTGAAAGATGCCCTCGCCCAGCTGGCTAAGGAGTCCGAGATCTCGCCCTTACCGCCCCGCAAGAGGCCGTCTGCAGAGCACTCGCTGTCCATGGGCTCTCTGCTGGACATCTCTAACACCCCAGAGACATGCAGGGCCATGTTAG AAAACTCCAAGCTTTCAAAAGGCTCCGCCTCTACCGCCCTGAAGCAGTCTGCAAGATGGCAGGTCTCCAAGGAGCTGTACCAAACGGAGAGCAACTATGTGGATATCCTGGCTACAGTCTTGCAG CTGTTTAAACATCCCCTGGAAAAAGAGGGTCAAGTTGGAGGTCCAATTTTGGCCCAGGAAGAGATAAAGACCATCTTTGGCAGTATCCCTGATATATATGAAGTGCATACCAGAATAAAG GCTGACCTAGAagaccttgtgatggactggtctgAGAATAGAAGTGTTGGAgacattattttgaaatat tCCAAAGATTTGGTGAAAGCATACCCTCCATTTGTCAACTTCTTTGAGATGAGCAAAGAGACCATAGTGAGGTGTGAGAAGCAGAAGCCAAGGTTTCATGCTTTCCTGAAG ATTAACCAGGCGAAGCCTGAATGTGGCCGTCAGACTCTGGTGGAGCTTCTCATCCGCCCTGTCCAGAGGCTGCCAAGCGTGGCTCTCCTGTTAAACG ATATTAAGAAGCACACATCAGATGATAATCCAGACAAAGTCACTTTGGAAAAGGCAATTGAATCACTCAAGGAAGTTATGAC TCACATAAATGAAGACAAGAGAAAGACTGAAGGCCAAAAACAGATCTTTGATGTCGTTTATGAAGTTGACGGTTGTCCT GCCAATCTGTTGTCCTCGCATCGCAGCCTCGTCCACAGAGTAGAGACCATTGCTTTAGGAGACAAACCCTGCGATCGAGGGGAACATGTTACCCTGTTTCTCTTCAATGATTGCCTTGAG ATCGCCAGGAAGCGACACAAAGTGATCAGCACATTCAGGAGCCCCGTCGGGCAGACTCGCCCTCCTGCCCAGCTCAAACACATCACTCTTATGCCTCTGTCCCAGATCAGGAGGGTTCTGGACCTGCAGGAGACTGATG ACTGCCACAACGCCTTCGCTCTGGTTGTACACCCTCCCACCGAGCAGGACAACCTGCTCTTCAGCTTCCAGCTAGTGGCCGAGGACACCGTCAAGTCAACCTGGTTGAAGATGCTGTGTCGACACGTGGCCAACACCATATGCAAGGCAGACGCG GAAGATCTAATTCAGTGCACGCACCCAGACTCCGTTCAAGTGAACACGAAGGATATGGACAGCACGTTGAGTCGAGCTTCTAGGGTCATCAAAAAAACATCGAAGAAG GTAACAAGGGCGTTTTCCTTCAGTAAGACCCCCCGGCGAGTAATACAGAGGGCTTTTGTGGCCAGCAGTACCCCAGATGACAGGAGTCCTGCTGTGGCCCCAGAGTCCAGGGGCCGCCTGGGGGGCTCCTCTACGCTGTCT ATGTCTCGCTCCACCTCCACGTTTAGTCTCGCTAGTTCGTCCCGGAGCAGCATCGTGCAGCGCTCCAACTCCCTGGAGTATAACCCCCGCCCGCGAGTCCCCGTCTGTATCCGCACTGCTAGCAGCCCGGACGGCACGTCCACTCATGCGCAGTGGGGCCAGGCCCACTGTGCTCACGCCAGCCCAGACTTAGCAGCAAtagtagcagcagcagcagcagcgccTCCTACTGGAGCTCCCGAGGACCTGCTCCGGCCTTACTCCCAAAAGCCTGGCACTGTCCTCCACAGAGAAACGATGCTGTAG